A single Thermosynechococcus vestitus BP-1 DNA region contains:
- a CDS encoding NAD(P)H-quinone oxidoreductase subunit N: MDLVTLAGQLNAGTILPETILIVTLLVVLLADLIQGRQADRWTPYFAIVGLGGAIATMIPLWTQPATISFFGSFISDHLSLFFRGLIALSALGTILMSIRYVEQTGSSLGEFMTILLTATVGGMFIAGAQELVFIFVALETLSIASYLLTGYTKRDSRSNEAALKYLLIGAASSAIFLYGSSLLYGLSGGHTQLPAIAQALSSESLGLVVALVFVIAGISFKISAVPFHQWTPDVYEGAPTPVVAFLSVGSKAAGFALAIRFLTLAFPSVTDQWQLIFTVLAILSMILGNVVALAQTSMKRMLAYSSIGQAGFVMIGFVVGTEAGYASMLFYLLVYLFMNLGAFTCVILFSLRTGTDQISEYAGLYQKDPLLTLGLSLCLLSLGGIPPLAGFFGKIYLFWAGWQAGAYGLVLLGLLTSVISIYYYIRVVKMMVVKEPQEMSEAVRNYPEVSWSSFGLRPLQVGLVMTVIATSLAGILANPLFNLVNTAVWDVPQLANQPTVMEVAYQALSPAGKS; encoded by the coding sequence ATGGATTTGGTGACACTGGCCGGACAGCTCAATGCAGGCACCATTTTGCCGGAAACCATCCTGATTGTGACGCTGCTTGTCGTCCTGTTGGCGGATTTGATTCAGGGACGTCAGGCCGATCGCTGGACGCCCTACTTTGCCATTGTCGGTTTAGGGGGGGCGATCGCCACGATGATTCCCCTATGGACTCAGCCTGCAACTATCAGTTTCTTTGGCAGCTTTATTTCCGATCACCTCAGCCTCTTCTTCCGGGGACTGATTGCCCTCTCCGCTTTGGGCACGATTCTCATGTCCATTCGCTATGTTGAGCAAACGGGCAGTTCCCTCGGCGAATTTATGACCATTCTGTTGACGGCCACGGTGGGTGGCATGTTCATTGCCGGTGCCCAAGAACTGGTGTTTATCTTTGTGGCCCTAGAGACCCTAAGTATTGCCTCCTATCTGCTCACGGGCTATACAAAGCGCGATAGCCGCTCCAATGAAGCCGCCTTGAAATATCTCCTGATTGGTGCGGCCAGCTCTGCCATCTTCCTTTATGGCTCATCGCTACTGTACGGCCTTTCCGGTGGGCACACCCAACTGCCAGCAATCGCCCAAGCCCTGTCCTCCGAATCCTTGGGTCTTGTTGTGGCCCTAGTGTTTGTGATTGCCGGCATTAGTTTCAAAATTTCCGCGGTACCCTTTCACCAGTGGACCCCCGATGTCTATGAGGGTGCCCCTACCCCTGTGGTTGCCTTTCTTTCGGTGGGTTCCAAAGCCGCTGGCTTTGCCCTCGCCATTCGCTTTTTGACCTTGGCCTTCCCCAGTGTCACCGATCAGTGGCAACTCATCTTTACAGTGCTGGCCATCCTCAGCATGATTCTCGGCAATGTGGTGGCACTCGCCCAAACCAGTATGAAGCGGATGCTCGCCTACTCCTCCATTGGTCAGGCGGGGTTTGTGATGATTGGTTTTGTCGTTGGCACTGAGGCAGGCTATGCCAGTATGCTCTTTTACTTGCTGGTGTACCTCTTCATGAACCTTGGTGCTTTTACCTGTGTGATTCTGTTCTCCCTGCGCACCGGCACCGATCAAATTAGTGAGTATGCAGGCCTCTATCAAAAAGACCCCCTGCTGACTCTTGGCCTGAGCCTATGCCTACTGTCTCTGGGGGGGATTCCACCCTTGGCAGGCTTCTTTGGTAAGATTTACCTCTTCTGGGCGGGTTGGCAAGCAGGTGCCTATGGTCTTGTCCTGCTGGGCCTATTGACGAGTGTGATCTCCATTTACTACTACATCCGCGTCGTCAAGATGATGGTGGTCAAGGAGCCCCAAGAAATGTCAGAGGCGGTGCGCAACTATCCCGAAGTCTCCTGGTCGAGTTTTGGCCTGCGGCCTTTGCAGGTGGGCTTGGTCATGACGGTGATTGCCACCTCCTTAGCGGGCATCTTGGCCAATCCCCTCTTCAACTTGGTGAATACGGCAGTATGGGATGTGCCGCAACTGGCTAATCAACCAACGGTTATGGAGGTCGCTTACCAAGCCCTCTCCCCGGCAGGCAAATCTTAA
- a CDS encoding S66 peptidase family protein translates to MTVVAALPPPLQPGDRLAVAFPSGVLRQEEPFWQGVACWQAQGYEVIVDEAAFAGWGYLAGSDQQRRDRLRHLLQDDSIKGILCGRGGFGATRLLEQWQWPSAPPKWLIGFSDITALLWSYAAQGVAGVHGPVLTTLAQEPLWTQQRLFDLVQGKSLDPLWGSGWGGGVVQGRLLVGNLTVATHLLATPDCPPLENVILALEDVAEAPYRIDRMLTQWRRSGALYQIKGIALGRFSRCEDATMEPNFRLIEVLSDRLGDLGIPIVSDLPFGHEGVNAALPVGVAAELDGDRGSLQVLL, encoded by the coding sequence GTGACTGTTGTTGCAGCATTACCGCCTCCCCTGCAGCCGGGCGATCGCCTTGCCGTCGCCTTTCCCAGTGGTGTGCTCCGCCAAGAGGAACCTTTTTGGCAGGGAGTGGCCTGTTGGCAAGCCCAGGGCTATGAGGTCATTGTCGATGAGGCGGCCTTTGCCGGCTGGGGCTACCTTGCGGGTTCCGATCAACAGCGGCGCGATCGCCTACGGCACTTATTGCAAGATGATTCTATTAAGGGCATTCTCTGTGGGCGAGGGGGATTTGGTGCCACCCGTCTACTGGAACAGTGGCAGTGGCCTTCAGCGCCACCAAAGTGGCTAATTGGTTTTTCAGATATTACGGCTCTTCTGTGGAGCTATGCCGCCCAAGGGGTGGCCGGCGTTCATGGTCCAGTCCTCACCACACTGGCGCAAGAGCCCCTTTGGACTCAGCAGCGTCTTTTTGATCTCGTCCAGGGCAAGTCCCTAGACCCCCTATGGGGAAGCGGTTGGGGAGGCGGTGTGGTGCAGGGTCGCCTCTTAGTGGGAAATTTAACGGTCGCGACCCATTTACTGGCCACACCTGATTGCCCACCTTTGGAGAATGTGATCTTGGCCCTAGAGGATGTGGCTGAAGCCCCCTATCGCATTGACCGTATGCTGACGCAGTGGCGCCGGAGTGGGGCGTTATATCAGATTAAGGGGATTGCCCTCGGCCGTTTTAGTCGTTGTGAAGATGCCACCATGGAACCGAATTTTCGGCTGATTGAGGTTTTGAGCGATCGCTTGGGGGATTTGGGAATTCCCATTGTTAGTGACTTGCCCTTTGGCCATGAGGGGGTCAATGCTGCATTACCAGTGGGGGTAGCGGCTGAGCTAGATGGCGATCGCGGTTCTTTGCAGGTATTGCTCTGA
- a CDS encoding transcriptional repressor produces the protein MPLYTAAALKAELNEKGWRLTPQRETILNIFQNLPKGNHLSAEDLYHELRKQGHSISLSTVYRTVKLMSRMGILRELELAEGHKHYELNTMSPHHHHHMVCVQCNRTTEFDNDSILKQALKQTEKYGLQLIDCQLTIYTICPEALRRGYPGLPENWVCSSAIAHGTEPPSRGK, from the coding sequence ATGCCACTTTATACAGCAGCAGCCTTAAAGGCAGAACTCAATGAGAAGGGCTGGCGGTTGACGCCACAGCGAGAAACTATTCTCAACATTTTCCAGAATCTGCCTAAGGGCAATCACCTGAGTGCTGAAGACCTCTACCATGAGTTGCGCAAACAGGGACACTCCATTAGTTTATCCACCGTTTATCGTACCGTGAAGTTGATGTCACGGATGGGTATTCTGCGGGAGTTGGAACTGGCTGAGGGGCACAAGCACTACGAATTAAATACCATGTCCCCCCACCACCATCACCACATGGTGTGTGTGCAGTGCAACCGCACGACTGAGTTCGATAATGACTCCATCCTCAAGCAGGCCTTGAAGCAAACGGAGAAATATGGTTTGCAACTGATTGATTGCCAACTGACGATCTATACCATTTGTCCAGAGGCGCTGCGGCGTGGTTATCCGGGACTGCCAGAAAACTGGGTCTGTAGTAGCGCGATCGCCCACGGGACAGAACCCCCCTCGCGGGGTAAATAG